Proteins from a single region of Oreochromis niloticus isolate F11D_XX linkage group LG7, O_niloticus_UMD_NMBU, whole genome shotgun sequence:
- the ptprq gene encoding phosphatidylinositol phosphatase PTPRQ isoform X7 has protein sequence MGQTQRLWLLASLCQVVLLTCEKHSNTVEVEVLFQPLSQDPDSYKVTCRPASNHLVYVKSFNNSACSHHCRILLRMAEDQKGYNITLRASRSDAVLETKTFHFLPVSTSSFNVYSTTTTALLTWKLHRLQTLSSISLYNTRTETVVHSFNINSSEVKSQYTMKGLQPGTRFKAKVTVTTYLKQFNITLKQRLRILLETAQCPPGWMAIGGSCYIVRRTGLTWSNAQHRCSDLAAGSHLANLKSLEDLVFISSYLLSQNNLLLLWTGLNDQQEEGRPLWSDGSSYNQTNTMKTLLPANQTDCFAFQRNATGPGFFLTPFFCNIPLPFICQYQTPLVPASFSFDLVQVTEDLVELRWSDLSLCNSPAHSSFEVFLQYQEEEYGEWDPSEEERQRKQMGTKNQSTPKKIVRVPISISSRGVTLAGLSPGSIYSFTLQASHPPGFAWSLGQTQIAYTRPHPAQNITVGPVTASHISVHWMLPEASSVAGWTFVVRYEDMSSKQDGVVGMANISKSSGLRSYTAVIGGLESHRKYRIEVYTVTQHGIGSCGQATLTVKTAVKAVSGLVVISTRSRNLTVCGTHPPRDPPDGYFITSQPLDNPTAPLLWLNHSTSDGHLINGSMCFNLGTFTPGQTYEVGVVALKGNDRSERSSVIHTTAPMPVQVAVPVSVGTNYAQLYIQHPQLGVMDGVKVCACPGDWDTVCKGLGNYLCDWYSLAAHVHLINLSNLSPGSPYQLRVYSTSREQLGPPYYSRLFRTSLAPPSRVREGQVTDTSIELLWDPAPGQDHSYEAICLNCESSQKVQKVLSHSAVFSGLTPGSLYRFEVRTEKQSFTDSSPVTINITAAPSPVEVSLVNKTTSSICISWSMLRGLVTTLILSIKNRTSTQELITSYQEPRLFCFKCLASGSQYTVEVITISGDRRSKPTTMTLCTIPEVPQEVTLSENAVTSVSVTWRPPPGQVMQYKLLFGLLSVDRKSWTEVRVQGTSCEVKDLIPGSDYGVSIQSVLGSDSSQAVHKGFSTRPAGLHHLYLDHLTSSSASVSWDSAHGAFDFHRVNVTNTLVTTTLTIPKEKQVAVVTGLLGGCSYNVTVERVKGVTAGRSAFLSVTTVPAPVQGLHITNISACAFSLRWEQAVGCVDHYQVNLLPNQGNITMHPARDGYIQADVVNVSPKTQYTVTVTAASSSNISPGVSRMINRNGSVPGPPLGLEGEAVGSNGILLSWNIPSKAQDIDGYVIRYKEVCPYPDPAFTQVTKYLDIPETLITDFTSGSTYHIQVAAIAPFGVGAFSKPLYIKTAESPPGLVTNLTAYAYNHTFVVLTWFLPHRINGLITKFAVKARLVRTGQMVRMLEVNAVDIMTVALPHCNDAADILSSATLSPLEITASSPPITLSAVPPAASWNVPISVGVDQLRPYIAYLFEVSAFTSEGEGQVASTMVRMPESAPEDPPQNFSVFSMTSRSFSVSWSPPSITTGKFSYVLYLYGPTGFMYENSTGDMRFAFTGLKPYTRYIVAVRAKAAGEVGPAAEGDIVTPAEAPSAVQHLMAIAEDSVSIRVSWKSPAQPNGPIVQYRLLVLVEETLLQDITLTANTTGFYENETRPPDVHNSLKRHKRTAELGLITSPPTFTATISDRTLHTSTTASSFTHSGLRSTDYITNTNAQPTTDPMATNRPSPDYDTASRSDNPNMQSSDSAVSGTSALSLTSVPSVTLPPWLTKQLHAGEVTSDSAPLALTPGQLRLSTLDASITEHFSTRSGAVSGTTGVTVRQEVMDVLSEELSYLVSDLAPFTEYTFRVTASTTVGEGPAADITEKTREQVPSSVLEVSYQNISSTSILVSWTPPINPNGRITHYTVYGLKLPSNQGLKWVTNTTSILITDLDKYTPYKLRVAASTVVGESSLSEEDDIFVFTLEDEPDSPPVNLTVVNTTPSTVTIAWSAPEKANGVIQQYEVLYENESYSALVNTSSNKVTLFSLKPFSFYNVSVRAYTRYGNGNQTSDTLYLLSGEDVPGSPPYGLSYESVSPSEVNVTWMPPLLPNGVIIHYSLEIWNSSHYLNLTSPTNYIHITHLRKYAHYRIVVQAHTRVGPGNYSSEPLNVTTLEDAPGTPPQFLHARKLSDYEVELSWQPPLEANSDILYYIVRVWNETTDLWQNVTKTSVVINVDSESRYNASVSSWTRLGDGGVLIYISFTTTDTVPFDPPQNVTVVNANASSVTLMWYPPTEPNGIIVHYTIYYSFNNTVTEKTVPVSDLSPHTSPNSPLSYTLTRLIGGNNYTFWMTSSTVQGDGGVHSEPLILLLPEDVPSDSVQNLTAQIFSSTVIIVSWDPPLEPNGRPYYLLTLQEGGIIPDISNQGTPAVNKTINHTTNDSIFLFTKLRKYFPYVLTVTPATTAGPAYNHTSTMYLRTDEDIPSSAPLLVSTRNLSSSSIGVVWQRPLEANGEITEYTLILVGPEGTNTTHTPNTSFVLANLLPYTAYNLTITAATRKGSGPSLLLQLHSDESGPTSPPHNLTIFNHTAVSVWLSWEPPLEPNGVVIKYGFRIQDLITQTVTHRNSSGSSTTEYLSGFKPHSSYEISVYSFTRVGHGNQFSSPVSFTTNESVSDAVGNLSCSGVSWDSILLSWETPANPNGQIIFYEIQVEVDQQSYTHEAHTPEYTVTGLSPDQEYALSVAAVNSAGPGDRLNCTASTLSESVPAAPRFLTISQVTPNNVTLQWAPPHSVPGLLKEYHIIAQLISANCEPSISVKAYSTPKDDLAPHCIEHNVTVSINASDAEQEQSFTIHPVAKYRYYRFKVAAVTNAGVGDYTQWKYERTMAGNPDAPPRDLKVTSTSNSFHIAWDAPAVLSGPTSYLVQVDGPGVNISIVRAPGELMTVVVTNLTAFSRYSVTITAFTGDLDHASSDGKAIGPIYFQTKEEEPKDPPKNVTVSVIPEEVRAVKLTFNPPEEPNGNITEYIVYIYEKDQLVRNISLNIIQKENNTMDAVIEGLKGGRTYSLQISAKNGAGKSPLSSRVLITTGIKAPSKPTQKPQAMLSYGGVAMVTDRSITIHKPVCFYSDDNGPIANIQVIVAESGVKDNKNVTNWKSAYYNHPAPYFTDSGFSNPSCNDSSMNAHLRGVFRGGWSQRYNQTAADIYVIGESNNCTGNNTENFCNGPLKPNSVYVFKFRATNINGEYTDSEYSEHIRTAPGNGLLTRQEQIILGVLLSFFLAVLLIIIICGSVKIHQRKKEGGTYSPREAEIIETKCKLDQLIAVADMELKQEKLNQ, from the exons ATGGGTCAAACACAGCGCCTGTGGCTACTAGCAAGTTTATGTCAG GTGGTCTTGCTAACCTGTGAAAAACATTCAAACACTGTTGAGGTTGAAGTTCTTTTTCAGCCCTTAAGTCAAGATCCAGACAGCTACAAGGTCACCTGCAGACCTGCGAGTAACCATCTG GTATATGTGAAGAGCTTCAATAACTCAGCATGCTCCCATCACTGCAGGATATTATTGAGAATGGCTGAGGATCAGAAGGGGTATAACATCACGCTGAGAGCCAGCAGGAGTGATGCAGTGCTCGAGACAAAGACCTTTCACTTCC TCCCAGTGTCCACGTCCTCCTTTAATGTATACAGCACAACCACTACTGCCCTTCTGACATGGAAGCTTCACAGGCTGCAGACCCTGTCCTCCATAAGCCTGTACAACACACGCACAGAAACTGTCGTGCACAGCTTCAATATAAACTCTTCAGAAGTAAAATCCCAGTATACAATGAAAGGTTTGCAGCCGGGCACACGCTTCAAGGCCAAAGTCACAGTGACTACATACCTCAAACAGTTTAATATAACCTTGAAGCAGAGACTCAGAATTCTTCTGGAAACAG CTCAGTGCCCACCTGGCTGGATGGCCATTGGGGGCAGCTGCTACATTGTGAGAAGAACAGGCTTGACCTGGAGTAAtgcacagcacagatgttcagACCTTGCAGCTGGAAGTCATCTGGCTAACCTGAAGAGCCTGGAAGATCTGGTTTTTATATCTTCTTACCTCCTGTCCCAGAACAACTTGCTGCTGCTATGGACCGGACTTAATGACCAGCAG GAGGAGGGCCGACCTCTCTGGTCTGATGGCTCATCATATAACCAAACAAACACTATGAAGACTCTGCTACCAGCCAACCAGACGGACTGCTTTGCTTTCCAGAGGAATGCCACAGGGCCGGGATTCTTTCTCACTCCATTCTTCTGTAACATCCCCTTACCCTTTATCTGCCAATATCAAA CACCTTTAGTTCCTGCCTCTTTCTCATTTGACCTGGTTCAGGTGACAGAGGACCTGGTAGAGCTTCGTTGGAGTGATCTCTCACTCTGTAACTCGCCTGCTCATTCATCATTTGAGGTATTCCTGCAGTACCAAGAGGAAGAATACGGAGAGTGGGATCCAAGTGAAGAAGAAAGGCAAAGGAAGCAAATGGGCACAAAGAACCAGAGCACTCCTAAAAAAATTGTAAGGGTCCCCATTTCGATCTCTTCTAGAGGCGTAACTTTAGCAGGTTTATCTCCAGGAAGCATCTACTCCTTCACCCTTCAAGCTTCTCACCCTCCAGGCTTCGCTTGGAGCTTGGGACAAACACAAATTGCATATACCA GACCTCATCCTGCTCAAAATATCACTGTTGGTCCCGTTACAGCCAGTCACATTAGCGTTCATTGGATGCTGCCAGAAGCGTCATCTGTGGCTGGCTGGACTTTTGTTGTACGATATGAAGACATGTCTTCGAAACAGGATGGTGTAGTTGGCATGGCAAACATCTCCAAGTCATCTGGGTTGAGGTCCTATACTGCAGTAATTGGAGGGCTGGAATCTCACAGGAAATACAGGATTGAAGTATACACAGTTACCCAGCATGGGATAGGGAGCTGTGGACAGGCAACTCTAACTGTAAAAACTG CGGTGAAGGCTGTCAGTGGTCTGGTAGTGATAAGCACCAGGAGCAGAAATCTGACTGTCTGTGGCACCCATCCACCCCGCGATCCTCCAGATGGTTACTTTATCACATCCCAACCTCTTGACAATCCTACTGCTCCTTTGTTGTGGCTAAACCACTCCACCTCAGATGGACACTTGATAAATGGATCCATGTGTTTTAATTTGGGCACATTTACTCCTGGTCAGACGTATGAAGTTGGAGTTGTTGCTCTGAAGGGAAATGACAGGAGCGAGAGGTCTAGCGTCATACACACCACAG CTCCAATGCCAGTGCAGGTAGCAGTGCCTGTCTCGGTGGGTACAAACTATGCACAACTGTACATTCAGCATCCACAGCTGGGTGTGATGGATGGCGTaaaagtgtgtgcgtgtccTGGAGACTGGGATACTGTTTGCAAGGGTTTGGGCAACTATCTGTGTGACTGGTACTCCCTCGCTGCTCACGTTCATCTCATAAACCTCAGCAACCTCAGTCCGGGGTCACCGTACCAGCTCAGAGTGTACAGCACGAGCCGAGAGCAGTTGGGACCACCATACTACAGCCGCCTCTTTAGAACAA GTCTGGCTCCTCCTAGCAGAGTAAGGGAGGGTCAGGTGACAGATACATCCATTGAGCTGCTTTGGGATCCTGCACCAGGCCAGGATCACAGCTACGAGGCCATCTGCCTCAACTGTGAAAGCTCACAGaag GTGCAGAAGGTGTTGAGCCACAGTGCAGTGTTTTCAGGTCTTACTCCAGGCTCGCTTTACCGATTCGAAGTACGGACAGAGAAGCAGTCCTTTACTGACAGTTCACCAGTTACGATTAATATCACTGCAG CTCCCAGCCCAGTGGAGGTCTCTCTTGTCAATAAAACCACATCATCCATATGCATTAGTTGGAGTATGTTGAGGGGATTGGTGACTACACTCATCCTGTCGATCAAAAACAGAACAAGCACTCAGGAGCTGATCACATCTTATCAGGAGCCCAG ATTATTCTGCTTCAAGTGCCTCGCTTCTGGAAGCCAGTACACAGTTGAAGTTATTACCATCAGTGGGGACAGAAGAAGTAAACCTACTACTATGACCCTCTGTACTA TTCCTGAGGTGCCACAGGAAGTGACTCTTTCAGAAAACGCAGTGACGTCTGTGTCTGTCACCTGGAGACCGCCACCAGGACAGGTGATGCAGTACAAG cttcTTTTTGGCCTGCTGTCTGTAGACAGGAAATCATGGACCGAGGTGCGTGTCCAAGGCACAAGTTGTGAGGTGAAGGATCTGATCCCCGGATCAGATTATGGGGTTAGCATTCAGAGCGTACTGGGCTCAGACTCCAGTCAGGCGGTCCACAAAGGGTTCAGCACAC GCCCAGCAGGATTACACCATCTCTATTTAGATCACCTGACCTCTTCTTCTGCGTCTGTGAGCTGGGACAGTGCACATGGAGCATTTGACTTCCACCGAGTGAATGTGACCAACACTTTAGTCACGACCACACTCACCATACCCAAGGAGAAGCAGGTTGCTGTGGTTACAGGGTTGCTGGGTGGCTGCAGCTACAACGTGACCGTTGAAAGAGTGAAAGGAGTAACAGCAGGACGCTCTGCGTTTCTGTCTGTAACTACAG TGCCAGCCCCTGTGCAAGGATTGCATATCACGAACATATCTGCATGTGCCTTCTCGTTGCGTTGGGAACAGGCAGTAGGGTGTGTGGATCATTATCAAGTAAATCTGCTACCAAACCAAGGAAATATCACCATGCACCCCGCACGTGACGGATACATTCAG GCCGATGTGGTAAATGTCAGCCCCAAGACACAATACACTGTAACAGTCACAGCAGCCTCCTCCTCTAACATCAGCCCTGGAGTCAGCCGCATGATCAACAGGAATGGGAGtg TTCCTGGTCCACCTTTAGGCCTAGAGGGAGAAGCTGTCGGCTCTAATGGCATCCTGCTTTCCTGGAATATACCGTCTAAAGCCCAAGATATAGATGGATATGTCATAAG GTACAAGGAGGTGTGTCCTTACCCTGACCCCGCTTTCACACAGGTGACAAAATACCTGGATATACCAGAGACCCTGATCACTGACTTCACTTCAGGATCTACCTACCACATTCAG gTAGCAGCTATAGCTCCATTTGGAGTAGGAGCATTCAGCAAACCTTTATACATAAAGACAGCAGAGTCCC CCCCTGGCCTGGTGACCAATCTCACAGCGTATGCTTATAACCACACCTTCGTCGTCCTTACCTGGTTCTTGCCACACCGCATCAATGGCCTCATCACAAAGTTCGCCGTCAAGGCCAGATTGGTTCGTACTGGGCAGATGGTCCGTATGCTGGAGGTCAATGCAGTGGACATCATGACTGTAGCCCTGCCTCACTGCAAT GATGCAGCCGATATCCTGTCCAGTGCGACTCTCAGTCCCTTGGAGATAACAGCATCATCGCCACCCATCACCCTCTCTGCTGTGCCCCCTGCAGCCTCTTGGAACGTACCCATATCAGTAGGAGTTGATCAGCTACGACCTTATATTGCCTATCTATTTGAGGTGTCCGCCTTCACCTCTGAAGGAGAGGGACAGGTAGCCTCCACTATGGTTCGCATGCCAGAATCAG CTCCAGAAGACCCGCCACAAAACTTCTCTGTATTCAGCATGACGTCTCGATCATTCTCTGTGTCCTGGAGCCCTCCCAGCATCACCACAGGAAAGTTCTCCTACGTACTCTACCTTTATGGACCCACAG gttttatgtatgagaacagcacaggaGATATGCGTTTTGCTTTTACCGGTTTGAAACCTTACACGAGGTACATAGTAGCCGTCCGAGCAAAAGCAGCTGGTGAGGTGGGTCCTGCAGCGGAGGGAGACATCGTTACACCTGCGGAAG CACCCAGTGCAGTGCAGCACCTGATGGCAATAGCCGAGGATTCAGTTTCAATTCGTGTAAGTTGGAAAAGCCCTGCCCAGCCCAACGGTCCCATAGTCCAATACAGACTCCTGGTGCTGGTTGAGGAAACTCTGCTCCAGGACATCACGCTGACAGCA AATACAACTGGTTTTTATGAAAACGAAACACGTCCACCTGATGTCCATAACAGTTTGAAGAGGCATAAAAGAACTGCTGAGCTTGGTCTGATCACATCTCCACCAACCTTTACAGCCACTATTTCAGACCGCACGCTGCACACCAGCACTACTGCTTCCAGTTTCACACACTCTGGACTTAGAAGCACTGATTACATCACTAACACGAATGCTCAGCCAACCACTGACCCCATGGCCACCAACAGGCCCAGCCCTGATTATGACACTGCCTCACGCTCTGACAACCCAAATATGCAGTCTTCTGACTCTGCAGTCTCTGGAACTTCTGCACTTTCTCTTACCTCTGTGCCATCTGTTACACTTCCACCCTGGCTTACGAAGCAATTACATGCCGGGGAAGTGACCTCAGACTCTGCCCCCTTGGCCCTGACCCCAGGCCAGCTTCGCTTGTCTACACTTGATGCTTCAATTACAGAACACTTTTCAACACGCAGCGGTGCTGTGTCTGGTACCACAG GGGTAACAGTGAGACAGGAGGTAATGGACGTTCTGTCTGAGGAGTTGTCCTACTTGGTGTCAGATCTAGCTCCCTTCACTGAGTATACATTCAGGGTCACTGCTTCCACCACTGTAGGAGAGGGCCCTGCTGCAGATATCACAGAGAAGACCAGGGAGCAGG TCCCTAGCTCCGTGCTTGAGGTATCCTATCAAAATATCAGCTCTACCTCCATTCTAGTGAGCTGGACCCCACCCATCAATCCCAATGGGCGGATCACACATTACACTGTTTATGGTCTCAAACTGCCCAGTAATCAAGGCCTGAAATGGGTTACTAACACTACCAGCATATTGATAACAG ATCTGGACAAGTACACTCCTTATAAGCTTCGTGTAGCTGCATCCACAGTTGTGGGGGAGAGCTCACTTTCTGAGGAAgatgacatttttgttttcactttagAGGATG AGCCCGACTCCCCTCCTGTAAACCTCACTGTGGTAAACACCACCCCCTCTACTGTCACAATAGCCTGGTCTGCACCAGAGAAAGCTAATGGGGTGATCCAACAGTATGAGGTCCTGTATGAGAATGAATCCTACTCTGCGCTGGTGAACACGTCTTCTAACAAAGTCACCCTGTTCAGTCTAAAACCATTCTCCTTTTACAATGTGTCTGTGAGAGCGTACACGCGTTACGGAAATGGCAACCAGACATCAGACACTTTATACCTGCTATCTGGAGAAGATG TCCCGGGCAGTCCTCCATATGGGCTCTCCTATGAATCAGTTAGTCCCAGTGAGGTGAATGTGACGTGGATGCCTCCTCTGCTGCCTAACGGCGTCATTATTCACTACAGCTTAGAGATTTGGAACTCCAGTCACTATCTGAACCTCACCTCGCCGACCAACTACATCCACATCACACATCTGaggaagtacgcacactaccgCATCGTAGTTCAAGCACACACAAGAGTCGGACCGGGAAACTACAGCAGCGAGCCGCTCAACGTCACAACACTTGAGGATG CTCCAGGCACACCTCCTCAGTTTCTCCATGCCAGGAAGTTGTCAGACTATGAGGTAGAGTTATCATGGCAGCCACCACTCGAGGCCAATTCAGACATACTCTACTACATTGTCAGAGTCTG GAATGAAACGACTGACCTGTGGCAGAATGTGACAAAGACTTCGGTGGTTATTAACGTGGACTCAGAGAGTCGCTACAATGCCTCTGTCTCCAGCTGGACCAGACTGGGAGATGGAGGAGTGCTGATCTACATCAGCTTTACCACAACTGACACAG TGCCATTTGACCCCCCGCAGAATGTGACTGTTGTTAATGCAAACGCCTCCTCTGTTACCTTGATGTGGTATCCACCCACTGAACCCAATGGGATCATTGTACACTACACTATTTACTACTCATTTAACAACACTGTGACTGAGAAG ACAGTTCCTGTTTCAGACTTATCTCCCCACACCTCTCCTAACTCACCTCTCTCCTACACTCTGACTCGGCTGATTGGGGGCAATAACTACACCTTCTGGATGACATCCAGCACTGTGCAGGGTGATGGAGGGGTCCATTCCGAGCCCTTAATCCTGTTATTACCAGAGGACG TGCCAAGTGACTCGGTCCAAAACTTGACGGCACAGATCTTCAGCTCCACGGTAATCATAGTGAGCTGGGACCCTCCTCTGGAGCCAAACGGACGCCCCTACTACCTGCTCACCTTACAGGAGGGAGGCATCATTCCAGACATCTCCAACCAAGGGACTCCAGCTGTCAACAAGACCATAAACCACACCACAAATGACAGCATCTTCCTGTTCACCAAACTCAGGAAATATTTCCCTTATGTGCTGACTGTTACCCCAGCAACTACTGCTGGCCCTGCCTACAACCATACAAGCACAATGTACCTGAGAACGGATGAAGACA TTCCTAGTTCTGCTCCGTTGTTGGTGTCCACCAGGAACCTGTCTTCGTCTTCCATCGGTGTGGTCTGGCAACGCCCTCTGGAGGCCAATGGGGAGATAACAGAGTATACCCTGATTCTTGTTGGCCCAGAGGGCACCAACACGACACATACCCCCAACACCTCGTTCGTCCTCGCTAACCTACTTCCATACACAGCTTACAATCTCACGATTACAGCCGCAACTCGTAAAGGCTCGGGGCCtagtctgctgctgcagctgcacagcGACGAAAGCG GTCCCACCTCTCCTCCCCATAACCTGACTATATTTAACCACACGGCAGTCTCTGTGTGGCTGAGCTGGGAGCCTCCTCTAGAGCCCAACGGAGTGGTGATAAAGTACGGATTTCGGATCCAAGACCTCATCACACAAACCGTCACACATCGG AATTCCTCTGGTTCATCAACCACAGAGTATCTCTCAGGCTTCAAGCCCCACAGCTCCTATGAGATCAGTGTGTACAGTTTCACCAGAGTGGGCCATGGGAATCAGTTCAGCAGCCCTGTGTCCTTCACAACCAATGAGTCAG TGTCTGACGCTGTAGGGAATCTGTCTTGCTCAGGAGTGAGCTGGGATTCAATTCTGTTGTCTTGGGAAACTCCAGCCAATCCTAATGGGCAGATCATTTTTTATGAGATTCAAGTGGAGGTAGACCAGCAGTCCTATACACATGAGGCCCATACACCAGAGTACACAGTGACTGGGCTGTCGCCAGACCAGGAATATGCTCTCTCTGTAGCTGCTGTAAACTCTGCAGGACCAGGAGACAGATTAAACTGTACAGCTTCCACCCTTTCAGAATCAG TTCCTGCTGCCCCTCGATTCCTCACCATCTCTCAGGTCACACCTAACAATGTGACACTTCAGTGGGCTCCACCACATTCTGTTCCAGGCCTGCTTAAAGAGTATCACATCATTGCACAGCTAATTTCAGCTAACTGTGAACCAAGCATATCAGTTAAAGCTTACTCAACCCCGAAGGACGACCTGGCCCCGCATTGCATTGAACATAATGTGACAGTGTCGATAAATGCTTCAGATGCAGAACAGGAACAAAGCTTCACAATCCATCCCGTGGCTAAATACAGATACTACCGCTTCAAAGTTGCTGCTGTGACCAACGCTGGAGTCGGAGACTATACACAATGGAAATATGAACGCACCATGGCAGGAA ACCCTGATGCTCCTCCCCGTGACCTGAAAGTGACTTCCACCTCCAACAGCTTTCACATTGCGTGGGACGCTCCAGCTGTTCTCTCTGGACCGACTTCTTATCTTGTGCAG GTGGATGGTCCCGGGGTGAATATCTCAATAGTCAGGGCTCCAGGGGAGTTGATGACCGTTGTTGTTACTAACTTGACAGCTTTCAGTCGTTACTCTGTGACTATCACTGCCTTCACTGGTGACTTGGATCACGCTAGCAGTGATGGGAAAGCCATTGGGCCCATTTACTTTCAAACAAAGGAGGAGG AACCTAAAGACCCTCCAAAGAATGTGACAGTTTCAGTAATCCCAGAGGAAGTGCGTGCTGTGAAGTTGACCTTTAACCCTCCAGAGGAGCCCAATGGAAACATCACAgaatacattgtatacatttatGAGAAGGACCAACTGGTCAGAAACATTAGCCTTAACATCATCCAAAAAGAGAATAACACGATGGATGCTGTAATAGAAGGGCTAAAAGGAGGACGAACCTACAGTTTACAG ATTTCAGCAAAGAATGGGGCTGGCAAGAGCCCACTCAGCTCACGTGTCCTGATTACTACAGGGATCAAAG cccCATCCAAGCCAACCCAAAAACCCCAGGCAATGCTGAGCTATGGAGGGGTTGCCATGGTTACCGACAGGAGTATCACCATCCATAAGCCTGTATGTTTCTATAGTGACGACAATGGACCAATCGCAAATATTCAGGTCATCGTGGCCGAGTCAGGGG TGAAGGACAACAAGAACGTGACCAACTGGAAGAGCGCGTACTATAATCATCCCGCCCCTTACTTTACTGACTCAGGGTTCTCCAACCCCTCATGCAATGACTCAAGTATGAATGCACATCTCAGAGGTGTGTTTAGAGGTGGATGGTCACAGAGGTACAACCAAACTGCAGCAGATATATATGTGATCGGCGAGAGCAATAACTGCACGGGCAACAACACTGAAAATTTCTGCAATGGACCCTTGAAGCCTAACTCTGTCTATGT GTTTAAATTCAGAGCCACTAACATCAACGGGGAATACACAGACTCTGAATACTCGGAGCATATCAGAACAG CTCCAGGCAATGGGCTGTTGACCAGACAAGAGCAGATAATTCTGGGCGTTCTGCTCTCCTTCTTCTTGGCTGTGttactcatcatcatcatttgtggCTCAGTCAA GATCCACCAGCGTAAAAAGGAAGGTGGGACGTATTCGCCCAGAGAGGCAGAGATCATAGAGACTAAGTGTAAGCTGGATCAGCTGATCGCCGTAGCAGATATGGAGCTGAAACAAGAAAAACTCAACCA GTGA